The genomic window GAAATTCTTGCCTGGGATCTGAAGAGGCAGTGTTCTTTGGAATTGATAATGTCCTTCATATTCTCCCTAAATAGCTATTAGAAGTCCATGTGAGTCTTCTATGACAACGCCAGGCTGAGTCACAATAAAATGGTATGAAGCAGTTGAGATTGTAAAAAGAAACTTCTACTGTCTCAAAATTATTACGTTTGTCTCCCAAATTAAATAACCAGTCTTTTTAGTTAACTCCCCAAAACAGTTaaagttggtaaaaaaaaaacaataaaaataaaaacaaaagaaaacaacacactgTACACATGAGGAAATAGAATAATTCTGGTTAACAGATCACTACTAAGAAGAGGGAGTTGTCTAAACCTAAGATTAAgcaggagggtgggggtggggtggctaaAATACAATTTTTGGCAAAAGTAAAACTGGATGGTGTTAGAAGATCTCACACTGTATTGTTTACAAGTTCTGGAGACATGGTAGTTGTAACTGGTTCATAACTAGTTCAACTTTAATGATTTCAGAAATAAATCATGAAATTTCCTCTCATTCTGTCCATTTCAGTTCTTCCGCTACACCCCCTCACCATTATTCCCTTCTAAATCCATCACTGAAGTCTACTTAGTGCTTCCAGCATGCTCATGGGTATAGAAGCATCTCCTGAAGCATCTCAGGGGctgcatccctgaagaaaactgtcCCTCTCCAGGCGGCCCTCaaatgccaatagctcctcagctagtaTGTACTTTCAGGAGTTTGTCTCACTTTTACTGGTCTGTGAGGGACAATAATTTGTCAGACAATGCTGGGATAATTGTTTTTCCAGTGGGCAGTGGCCATAACAACATTAATTGTTTGATTACCTTTTGTGCATCCAGCAGCGACGCCCACGAAAACATCCAACTTTCATGCAATATAAGCATGTTGGCACATGAGAATATATGTGTATTGGGGTTTGTTAATgacaagaagattgaaaaaaaACCTACATTCTTCATTAGCAAGTAAAATCCTGCATGGAGACAGTAGTGTTGATAATCTCATGtgatctgtttctctcttctgcctttaTATCCTTGAGGAGTTACTCAGCCTAATAGAAAACAACATGGAGGGGGTGGTATAGCTATTATTACTTTATCCCCTAAgtggaaatcaataaaatattcagGACAGTAGCAGACACAAAGAACTCATTTATTTCACATATCAGAAAACACTTCAAATTACAGTTTAGCTTCTCTGAGGTTTACATCAAGTAACAAAATGCAGAGACAGAAAAGCTGGATTGGAGGGAATCCCTATTAATGGGGCACCAGGTGGGAAACTTCAAACATTTCTCTCATTAGAGCTGGAGGCCTACACAGTTCCTTAAGAGACATTCTGGGGGCCAAGGAtgtctcagttggtaaagtgcttatgTAAACCTAGTTCCAGTGCCTAGTACTGTATAAATGGTGCTTGCctagtcctgggttcagtcctcagcaccatATATAAACCAGAtgcagtggcacacatctgtaatcccagcactcagaaggtaaaggcagaaagatcaagCTACATAGGtcttagctacatagtgactttgagcccagcctgagatacatgagaccttgcctcaTTCCCTATAGGAAAGAATCTTATTCTGTACACCTTCCAAAGGGAGTGCCTATGAAGGATTTCTTAAAGGAGAAGTAAAGCTGAATGATCACCAGTAAAATACTAATGGGGTATTAACTCATTTGGGGAGTAGTTTCTTAAATAATGGAGCCGTTTTCTTAGCCACAGTTCCTCACTAGAATACAAATATCCTAGCCACTCTCACAGTTAAAAGCACTGCAACAGTCAGACTACCTTCTAGGAGACACACTCATTTGTAGTAAGCCATCACATTCCCTGATCAGTACAGATGCATTCTGGCAGAGTTTGGATTAGCCCACGGAAGCTCAGCAATACCTCAAACAAATGAGCAAAGCTTGAAATTCAGAGCCTGAGCAAAGTACATAGAGGTTATTCCAGTTGACTAGGATgagaataaactaaaaaaaatagtGACCAGTGCTGCTATCCAAACATAGCAGTCAATCCTAAAGAAGTAAACCTAATTGCAGTTCACTCTTTCTTTCAATGGGCTTACTAGAAGAGTCAAGAAAAAATATCCTGTGAGTACTTACACACAGGAATCTCATCAATTCCTTCAATTTCACAGTTGTTCTTGTCAACCCCAAGCCCCACCCTATAATgttcagaagaagaagaaaaaaaaatcagacaatgCTTTGTCTTGTGTCAGCTTCACAGGATGTCTCTGAATTCTCAACCCTCTCCTGATGGTGTCTGCGTCTGCGGCAGCAGATACAATGGAGGTAGTCTACTACATTATGGGTGAAGAGTGAGCGCAATGGGTGCAAGTACTGGAAGAAGAGGAGCATGACTCCAATGGAAATCAGGTAAGCAATGATAAGCTGCACAGCAATCAAGGAATGACAGTAGTTCAGCAACACTTTGACTCCAAAGTACTTAAAAACCAAGACCATGATCACATTCTCTACCAACCTCACACTGTAGTGTAGTCCCATATGTCCCCAGTTCTGACCTTTGTCAACAAGGTCTCTGTCTGCTAACTTCAACTGCATGGCTGACCAGCAAGAGAAGTTGATGCCAGCATAGAGGATGGTGACAGAAATCAGTACCACCAGAGTGCCGACTCGGCTGAAATTTTTCTCAATATTGTTTGGCAGTTGGGCGCCGCTCCTCCAGAACTTAACCCAGGGCTCAAAGAGGATGATCAAGAAGTTGAGCAGTAAGAAGGGCACGGCCTTCAACTTCAAGGTGGCGGAGAAGAGCACCAGAATCACGAGGCGTGAAGTGATCTCCAGTGTCCTCCAGATGGTGATACAAATGACTTCCAGTGGCCCAAGTCGAATCTTGTAGTCATCATACTTGATCTGGATAGCCAACATATTGCAGAGGGTAGCCCCATAGGTGACAGATATCAGGGAAAAAACCATTAGCACAGCTGTAAAATAATGAAAGAGATGAAGAAACAATAAGTTGATGTTTGCAGGGAATGAAGCCTGTCCTCAGAACCAGACGTCCAGAGATGACGGGCAGGGTTTGGGGTATTCCTTAACTGACAGTAGACTTATAGATGGTCACAGCTATGTACATGAACAACATGCACCTGAATAAACATTGTTACAAAGACATAGAAATTACTACAGGATATAGAAAAGGATGTTCAGTATCACAGatcattagaaaaatgaaaatggcaGTGAGTAGTAAAGTTAGTGACAGTACCCTTGACAGTGTGCAAAGAATGACTACAATAAGATACTGCCTAGTACCTGCTAGGGTGGCCacaatttaggaaaaaaaatctaacaaagaTATGGAGAAAATTGAACATTTATACATAGTTGGACTATACATTTACATTGCCATTGTGGAAAACAGCATGAAGATAATTAAAAACAGAACTAGTATATGATCCAGCAATTCCACTACTGGGAACATGCACAAAGGAAAGACAATCAGTATCTCAAAGAATGCTGTTATTTTGTCCACAGCAAGAACAGAATAGCTATTGTTtccaatatatggaaataatCTAAATGTCTATTGATGGGGACATGTGTGAAGAAAATGGTATGCATATGCTGTGAGATTTACTCAACAATAATATGAAGGAAATTACATCATTGAAATAAAATGGATGAATATCAAGGACTTTATGCTGAGTGAAATTACCAAggctcagaaataaaaataatgtattaacCCATTTATAAGTGAAATGTCATAAATGAACTAGATTCAAAGAAACAGGATAGAGCAATGCTTTCTGGGGGCGAGGGCTAGGGAACAGGAGGAATTTTATCCAAAGGGAATGAAGTTTCTGTTACAAAATGATTACATTTGGGAGTTCTAATGTACAGCTTGGCATTATAATTTCACACTTGtaattttctgaaagatttcACAAACAAATAGTAATTATATGACATGATATACATGCATCAAAACTTCTCACTGTAGACTGGAAATATatgcaataaaacaaaatatcacacacagaaagaagatagaataaataaaccaaaacatcTTCTATAACGTTGATGGGGTTTTAAATCAGTTTCTTTTAAATCCCTTGGGCTGGGTATATGACAAAGGTCTTTCTGAGGATGAATAAAGCCACAGATTGAAGCTCCAGTActataaaagtaagaaaataaaaatagtaaaattatcattttatgcTTTCCTGTTTTCTACGTTTCCAATTTAGAAATTGTGGATGAACTTACAATACAAGAGTTTAATCAcagaaatacacaaaataaacttttcaaaATGAATAAGTCTTACAACTAATGCTGAGAAGTCACCAACATGGGATGAACACACAGGAAGGCAGACCTAACTGATGGAACACCACTCTAAGgacagggagaaaggaaaaataaactgaaaataaaatatcagggACAAAACCTAATGTCAGGAGGCATATaagttttttcttcttccttctcttcctcttcctcctctgctgctTCTTTTTGAAACCAGATCTCACTGTGTGGAGattctagctggcctggaacttgcaataTAGACCAAGCTGtactcagactcacagaaatcctgtctctgcttctcaagtgctgggccACTACACCCAGAAACCGCCCTTTGTAGTTGATGTCTAATCTTTGATGTGTATCTGCTTCAAGAAACCAGTCTTCTAGAGTGATTCACTCCAGTTGCatatgcaaaaaatgtagtagaaATCTCATGAAGGCAGAAGGGGGCCATATCTAGTTTGCTCCACCCTTACAAGATAACACACACTGAAACATAGTACATGCTTGATAAAGGTTTGTGGAATGATGAAGACTTCTGAGTTGACAGAGGCAAAAATAAATGCTTAAGATTCATAATTCTTCAAAATCCTCCTTGGGGAGGATTTACTTAACTTCTGGGTTTACCACTATATCTTTTGTAAAACAAGAATAATAATAACCTCATAGATAAAGttgtgaaaattaaattaaataattactaGACAAGAATTGGAGAAGTGGTCTATGGGTTCTGCCTTctacttcttccttctcttccactctccattttcctccccttccccaaaaACATGAATAGAGAATTGCAAAGTGGTTGCTCTTGGCTTTCTAAACTATTCTTCTTCCTAGTCTCACTATCCAACATAGAATTGATTATTCATATAAAATCCCCGtaccacaaagtttctgtaaggcaaagaacaccatcaaaaggacaaatcggcaaccaacaaattgggaaaagatcttcaccaaccctacatctgacagagggctaatatccaatatataaaagaactcaagaagttagaccccagaaaaccaaataacccctatttaaaaaatggggtacagagataagcaaagaatttttacctgaagaacttcggatggctaagaagcatctcaaaaaatgctcaacatcattagtcattagggaaatgcaaatcaaaacaaccctgagattttaccttacaccagttagaatggctaaaattaaaaactcaggagacagcaggtgttggtgaggatgtggagaaagaggaacactcctccactgctggtggggttgcaaattggtacaaccactctggaaatcagtctggcggtttctcagaaaactgggcacttcacttccggaagatcctgctataccactcctgggcatatacccagaggatttcccaacatgtaataaggatacatgctccactatgttcatagcagccctatttataatagccagaagctggaaagaacccaggtgtccctcaacggaggaatggatacaaaaaaatgtggtatatatacacaatggagtactactattcagccactagaaacaatgaattcatgaaattcttagacaaatggatggagctggagaacatcatactaagtgaggaaacccagtctcaaaagatcaatcatggtatgcactcactgataagtggatattagcctagaaacttggaatacccaagacataatccacatatcaaatgatgtccagtaagaactgaggagtagcccctggttctggaaaggctcagtgcagctgtataggggaataccagaacagggaagtgggaaggggtggatgggggaacagggggagggaagagagcttatgggacttttgtggagtggggagccagaaaaggggaaatcatttgaaatgaaaataaaaatatatcaaataaaaaatgtgaaaaaaaaatccccgtACCAAAATAATTTAATTCAACACAAAGTCAGTGATACGTTTTTCTTGTGTGGTTATTGTTTATTAAGATAGGGgaaatggaggctggagagacagctcagcaattaagaacacttactACTTTAAAAAGGACTTGAGATCTCTCTCTTATGAACCTCATTGGGTAGCTCATAATTAGCTGTAAATTACCCCAGGCACATTTAAAACCTCTGCCTCttgcctctgaaggcacctgaaCTCTGGCACACATATTCCCCGCACAGACATATACGTATACagatacaaataatttttaaaatataaaattaaagcttAACAGCTAGAtaggtggttcagcagttaagcgtacttgctactcttacagaggacccaggttcagttcctaacacTTATAAGGAGGCCCAGTACCACCTCCAACTGTAGTTTCAGGAAATCTGATGCCTCCCCAGTCATCAGGTATGCAAGTGCTACATGTTCAGACAAACTCATAcacatcaattttttttaaaaaattaaatgatgtgaTAATTGGCAAATTGATCTTGGAAATCAATCTATTTAGAAGACTGGTATAAAAAACCTGTAAGAAAGGCACTCAAAAATCAATGGgtgtgaccttagctgtgattcACTACACTGGGGGTACAGAACCTGAAGAGTCTACCTTCTGTacccaggcaggaaccccagtggagtgatagggacaccaactgacccacaaaactttcaacccaaaatttatcctgtctacaataAATGCAGGGACataggatggagcagagacagagggaatggccaactgataactgtcccaacttgagacccatcccacaggcaagcaccaatccc from Apodemus sylvaticus chromosome X, mApoSyl1.1, whole genome shotgun sequence includes these protein-coding regions:
- the Xkrx gene encoding XK-related protein 2 isoform X1 — protein: MDRVYEIPEEPNVVPISSLEEDVIRGPNPRFTFPFSILFSTFLYCGEAASALYMVRIYRKNNETFWMTYTLSFFMFSSIMVQLTLIFVHRDLAKDRPLSLFMHLILLGPVIRCLEAMIKYLTLWKKEGQEEPYVSLTRKKMLIDGQEVLIEWEVGHSIRTLAMHRNAYKRMSQIQAFLGSVPQLTYQLYVTLISAEVPLGRAVLMVFSLISVTYGATLCNMLAIQIKYDDYKIRLGPLEVICITIWRTLEITSRLVILVLFSATLKLKAVPFLLLNFLIILFEPWVKFWRSGAQLPNNIEKNFSRVGTLVVLISVTILYAGINFSCWSAMQLKLADRDLVDKGQNWGHMGLHYSVRLVENVIMVLVFKYFGVKVLLNYCHSLIAVQLIIAYLISIGVMLLFFQYLHPLRSLFTHNVVDYLHCICCRRRRHHQERVENSETSCEADTRQSIV
- the Xkrx gene encoding XK-related protein 2 isoform X3, which gives rise to MVFSLISVTYGATLCNMLAIQIKYDDYKIRLGPLEVICITIWRTLEITSRLVILVLFSATLKLKAVPFLLLNFLIILFEPWVKFWRSGAQLPNNIEKNFSRVGTLVVLISVTILYAGINFSCWSAMQLKLADRDLVDKGQNWGHMGLHYSVRLVENVIMVLVFKYFGVKVLLNYCHSLIAVQLIIAYLISIGVMLLFFQYLHPLRSLFTHNVVDYLHCICCRRRRHHQERVENSETSCEADTRQSIV
- the Xkrx gene encoding XK-related protein 2 isoform X2; the encoded protein is MGAVLMVFSLISVTYGATLCNMLAIQIKYDDYKIRLGPLEVICITIWRTLEITSRLVILVLFSATLKLKAVPFLLLNFLIILFEPWVKFWRSGAQLPNNIEKNFSRVGTLVVLISVTILYAGINFSCWSAMQLKLADRDLVDKGQNWGHMGLHYSVRLVENVIMVLVFKYFGVKVLLNYCHSLIAVQLIIAYLISIGVMLLFFQYLHPLRSLFTHNVVDYLHCICCRRRRHHQERVENSETSCEADTRQSIV